From Spirosoma agri, one genomic window encodes:
- a CDS encoding MFS transporter: MENKPGNFRWTVVTLLFFATTINYLDRQVIGLLKPSLEKEFSWTETDYSRIVMAFAAAYAVGLLLFGRVIDRIGTKLGYTISLIAWSFAAIAHAFATSTFGFGVARAALGLGESGNFPAAIKAVAEWFPKKERAFATGIFNSGANIGAVVAPVMVPWILGVYGWEEAFIITGAIGFIWLGFWIYYYEIPSRQKRVTQAELVYIHSDNEVESANAKPVQWGKLFGIRQTWAFVFGKMLTDPIWWFFLFWLPSYFSTTFNLDLKKPSLPLVIVYTATTIGSIGGGYLSSYLIRRGWGVFRARKTAMFLFAVAVVPIMAARYATDIWQAVALISLAAAAHQAWSANIYTTASDVFPKKALSSVIGIGGMAGSVGGILFPLLVGWLLDTYKTAGDINGGYNLIFIICGFAYLVAWAIMHFFTPRMEMVNLDDEPTKSPESVTVS; this comes from the coding sequence ATGGAAAATAAGCCCGGAAACTTTCGATGGACGGTTGTTACGCTCCTTTTCTTCGCCACTACAATCAACTATCTCGACCGGCAAGTGATCGGTCTGCTCAAGCCTTCGCTTGAAAAGGAATTTAGCTGGACGGAAACAGACTACAGCCGAATTGTGATGGCTTTTGCCGCTGCGTACGCCGTTGGTCTACTGCTTTTTGGCCGGGTCATTGATCGTATTGGCACCAAACTGGGGTACACCATTTCACTGATCGCCTGGAGTTTCGCGGCTATCGCTCATGCCTTCGCGACCAGTACCTTCGGGTTTGGCGTTGCGCGGGCCGCTTTGGGACTGGGTGAATCCGGCAACTTTCCGGCGGCTATCAAAGCCGTGGCCGAGTGGTTTCCCAAGAAAGAGCGGGCATTTGCTACGGGTATTTTCAACTCGGGCGCGAACATTGGTGCCGTCGTTGCGCCAGTTATGGTTCCGTGGATTCTGGGCGTTTATGGCTGGGAGGAAGCTTTTATCATTACCGGAGCAATCGGTTTCATCTGGCTTGGGTTCTGGATCTACTATTACGAAATACCGTCCCGCCAGAAACGGGTAACGCAGGCCGAACTGGTTTACATCCATAGCGATAACGAAGTAGAGTCAGCCAATGCCAAGCCCGTTCAATGGGGTAAATTGTTCGGTATCCGGCAGACCTGGGCCTTTGTCTTCGGAAAAATGCTGACCGATCCTATCTGGTGGTTCTTCCTGTTCTGGCTTCCTTCTTATTTCTCAACCACGTTCAATCTCGATCTTAAAAAACCAAGTTTACCGCTCGTGATCGTCTATACGGCTACCACAATCGGCAGTATCGGCGGTGGATATCTCTCGTCGTACCTGATCCGGCGCGGTTGGGGCGTGTTCAGAGCGCGCAAAACAGCGATGTTCTTATTTGCCGTAGCAGTAGTACCCATCATGGCGGCCCGTTACGCCACGGATATCTGGCAGGCCGTAGCCTTGATCAGTCTGGCCGCAGCTGCACACCAGGCGTGGAGCGCGAACATTTACACCACGGCATCGGACGTTTTCCCAAAGAAAGCACTGAGTTCGGTGATCGGTATCGGTGGTATGGCTGGCTCAGTTGGCGGCATTCTGTTCCCACTCCTTGTCGGCTGGTTACTGGATACGTATAAAACGGCTGGCGATATAAACGGTGGCTACAACCTGATCTTTATCATCTGCGGCTTTGCGTATCTGGTTGCCTGGGCCATCATGCACTTCTTCACACCGCGTATGGAAATGGTCAACCTCGACGATGAGCCAACAAAATCACCCGAATCAGTAACGGTTTCGTAA
- a CDS encoding MFS transporter yields the protein MQTEKIQKPTGVTKPSLSFWQVWNMSFGFLGIQYGFGLQQANMSPIFRYLHADESAIPALWLAGPMTGLLVQPIIGAMSDRTWSERWGRRKPFFLIGALITSIALVLMPNSSSLWMAASVMWLLDAGLNVSMEPFRAFIGDKLNDKQRDLGFAVQSFFVGFGQTLANLMPRILPLFGVTMVAAGANGIPDFVKYSFYVGSVAVLAAVLWTVYTTKEYPPEDMAAFEREKRESGGLLHVFSEVGTALREMPTTMRQLWWVKFFTWYGLPLMWQYLSLAIARHAFNAPTPESPGFEKGIEVGNDCFALFNVGCFGISFFLPAIAARIGRRATHATFLTIGGLGFLSMLISSDRSAFLIGMTMVGLAWGSILSMPYVLLSSSVPKERMGVYMGIFNGFIVIPQIINMITIPFLYKNVLGNDPLNALILCGICLILAAGACFLVKENKPSEDAALPVHPGGN from the coding sequence ATGCAGACCGAAAAAATTCAGAAACCCACTGGCGTGACTAAGCCTTCGTTGAGTTTCTGGCAAGTCTGGAATATGAGTTTTGGCTTTCTGGGTATTCAATATGGTTTCGGTCTGCAACAAGCCAACATGAGCCCCATATTTCGGTATCTGCATGCCGACGAATCGGCAATCCCGGCCCTGTGGTTAGCCGGACCGATGACGGGCCTGCTGGTTCAGCCCATTATCGGGGCCATGAGCGACCGGACGTGGTCGGAGCGGTGGGGTCGGCGGAAACCGTTCTTTCTCATTGGGGCTCTTATCACCAGCATTGCGTTGGTCCTGATGCCCAATTCGTCCTCGCTCTGGATGGCCGCCAGCGTAATGTGGCTGCTCGATGCCGGGCTTAATGTATCGATGGAGCCATTCCGGGCATTCATCGGGGATAAGCTGAACGACAAACAACGTGATCTGGGCTTTGCCGTCCAGAGTTTCTTCGTCGGTTTCGGACAGACACTGGCAAATCTTATGCCCCGTATTCTGCCCCTGTTCGGCGTAACGATGGTCGCTGCCGGAGCCAATGGCATTCCCGATTTTGTCAAATACTCCTTCTACGTTGGTAGTGTAGCCGTGTTGGCGGCTGTTCTCTGGACCGTTTATACCACAAAAGAATACCCGCCGGAAGATATGGCCGCGTTTGAGCGTGAGAAGCGCGAAAGTGGTGGCCTGCTTCACGTCTTCTCCGAAGTAGGCACGGCCCTGCGCGAAATGCCAACCACGATGCGTCAACTCTGGTGGGTCAAGTTCTTCACCTGGTACGGACTTCCGCTCATGTGGCAGTATCTGTCGCTGGCCATTGCCCGCCATGCCTTCAATGCACCAACGCCGGAATCACCGGGTTTCGAAAAAGGGATTGAAGTGGGTAACGACTGCTTTGCCCTGTTCAACGTCGGCTGTTTTGGTATTTCATTCTTTCTGCCCGCCATTGCTGCTCGTATCGGTCGCCGGGCTACGCACGCTACTTTCCTGACCATCGGTGGTCTTGGCTTTCTGTCCATGCTGATTTCCAGCGACCGAAGTGCGTTTCTGATCGGTATGACTATGGTTGGCCTGGCCTGGGGGTCGATTCTGTCGATGCCGTACGTGCTTTTGTCGTCGTCAGTGCCGAAAGAGCGAATGGGTGTTTACATGGGAATTTTCAACGGATTTATCGTGATTCCCCAGATCATCAACATGATTACCATTCCGTTCCTGTACAAAAATGTACTCGGCAATGACCCGCTCAATGCGCTGATTTTGTGTGGTATCTGCCTGATTCTTGCTGCCGGAGCATGTTTTCTGGTCAAGGAGAATAAGCCGAGCGAAGATGCCGCCCTGCCCGTTCATCCGGGCGGAAATTAA
- a CDS encoding mandelate racemase/muconate lactonizing enzyme family protein: MQRRSFLKSSFISSAAIWAGLPQSMVQAAPKLKITKIRYYAAPGYNKPLFNQARGIVEIQTDGGVVGIGEGGSKDMIEQCAQMMIGEDPFRIEHIWQNVYRGMFYPPGREKLHALGALEMALWDIKGKALGVPVYDLLGGATRDYVECYATGFRASKAKTEEERARDCIEAGLRAYRIGPTGGNGEAPFDFYDNAKKTIELCKRIDAAVGGGGKWAIDLHTRFDTTEGIKICKALENLEPYFVEDIVRSENPDVYKTVRQMTTVPIAVGEQFGDRWDSNTFIEQRLIDYTRFTLPNTGGISEFKKLASMCETHYVGMIPHFTGPLATATLVHVLGSSSPMRCLMELGGGEPERPAYFNEDFVNFKNGKLYLNPEPGLGVKFDPKKATFVMEVTAKTQFPHPILKSPDGAIHNW, encoded by the coding sequence ATGCAACGCAGATCCTTTCTCAAATCCTCCTTCATCAGTTCAGCCGCCATCTGGGCCGGTTTACCGCAAAGCATGGTTCAGGCTGCGCCAAAACTAAAGATTACTAAAATCAGGTACTACGCGGCCCCCGGTTACAACAAACCGCTCTTTAATCAGGCTCGTGGTATCGTTGAGATTCAGACCGATGGCGGTGTTGTCGGCATTGGTGAGGGCGGTTCCAAAGATATGATCGAACAGTGTGCCCAGATGATGATCGGCGAAGACCCGTTCCGCATCGAGCACATCTGGCAGAACGTGTACCGGGGTATGTTCTACCCGCCGGGCCGCGAAAAGCTTCACGCGCTGGGGGCGCTCGAAATGGCCTTGTGGGACATCAAGGGGAAAGCACTGGGCGTTCCCGTCTACGATTTGTTGGGCGGGGCTACGCGCGACTACGTTGAATGTTATGCAACCGGCTTTCGGGCGTCAAAAGCCAAAACGGAAGAAGAACGGGCGCGGGACTGTATCGAAGCGGGGCTGCGGGCTTATCGGATCGGGCCAACGGGTGGCAACGGGGAAGCCCCGTTTGACTTCTATGACAACGCCAAAAAGACGATTGAGTTATGTAAACGAATCGACGCGGCTGTGGGCGGTGGTGGCAAATGGGCCATTGATCTGCACACTCGCTTTGACACCACCGAGGGCATCAAAATCTGCAAAGCCCTTGAAAATCTGGAGCCTTACTTCGTTGAAGATATTGTTCGGTCTGAAAATCCGGATGTGTACAAAACGGTTCGCCAGATGACCACCGTACCCATTGCGGTGGGGGAACAATTCGGCGACCGCTGGGACAGCAACACGTTTATCGAACAACGCCTGATCGATTACACCCGCTTCACGCTCCCCAATACCGGTGGCATATCTGAGTTCAAAAAGCTGGCGTCCATGTGTGAAACGCACTACGTAGGCATGATTCCGCACTTCACGGGACCATTGGCAACGGCTACGCTCGTGCACGTACTGGGTTCCAGCAGTCCGATGCGCTGCCTGATGGAACTCGGTGGTGGGGAGCCGGAACGTCCTGCGTACTTCAATGAGGATTTCGTCAACTTCAAAAACGGCAAGCTTTACCTGAATCCGGAACCTGGCCTAGGGGTCAAATTCGACCCGAAGAAAGCAACCTTCGTTATGGAGGTCACCGCCAAAACGCAGTTTCCGCACCCAATCCTGAAAAGTCCCGACGGCGCGATACACAACTGGTAA
- a CDS encoding LacI family DNA-binding transcriptional regulator, which produces MSTKKTSLKDIAQKAGVSTALVSYVLNGKEKESRVGQEIARKIKQIATELHYQPNHLAKSLRSGKTHTIGLIIADISNPFFANIARVVEDEAKRNGYTVIIGSSDENADKSRDLLNVLINRQVDGFIIVSSENSEEQILDLKEKNIPFVLLDRYFPDIQTDFVSTDHYKASYEATTHLIENGYQRVGMIAYDSQMFHMQERIRGYQDALEAGSQHVQKSWLKVVRIDTIETGVRTAIDELLKADYPVDALLFATYSLAINGLKYINTLQLNVPSELAIVSFGQAEVFELYHCPITYLKQPIVLLGQTAIELLVKKLANNVTEPAQILMKAELVERASSKTKKEGST; this is translated from the coding sequence ATGAGTACTAAAAAAACTTCGCTAAAGGATATAGCGCAAAAAGCCGGTGTTTCAACCGCACTAGTGTCTTATGTTCTGAATGGAAAGGAGAAGGAGAGTCGGGTCGGTCAGGAAATTGCCCGCAAAATCAAACAAATTGCGACCGAACTCCATTACCAGCCCAATCACTTGGCGAAAAGTCTGCGCAGCGGAAAAACGCATACCATTGGACTGATCATTGCCGATATCTCGAACCCGTTTTTCGCCAATATAGCCAGGGTTGTTGAGGATGAAGCGAAGCGCAACGGGTATACTGTTATTATCGGCAGTTCGGACGAGAACGCTGATAAGTCACGGGATTTATTGAATGTACTGATAAACAGACAGGTCGATGGCTTCATCATTGTCTCATCCGAAAATTCGGAAGAACAGATTCTCGATCTAAAAGAAAAGAATATTCCTTTTGTTCTGTTAGACCGGTATTTTCCGGATATACAGACCGATTTTGTTTCTACCGATCATTATAAAGCATCGTATGAAGCCACTACCCACCTAATCGAAAATGGATACCAGCGGGTCGGCATGATCGCGTATGACTCGCAAATGTTCCACATGCAGGAGCGCATACGAGGGTATCAGGATGCGCTAGAAGCGGGCAGCCAGCATGTTCAAAAATCCTGGTTGAAAGTCGTTCGGATCGATACGATTGAGACCGGTGTCAGAACCGCTATCGATGAGTTGCTGAAAGCTGATTATCCGGTTGATGCGCTTCTATTTGCAACCTACAGTCTGGCTATCAATGGTCTGAAGTACATCAACACGCTACAGCTGAACGTACCTTCGGAACTGGCCATAGTCAGTTTTGGGCAAGCCGAAGTATTTGAGTTATACCATTGCCCGATAACCTATCTGAAGCAACCGATTGTGCTGCTGGGCCAGACAGCTATTGAGCTGTTAGTGAAGAAATTAGCTAATAACGTAACCGAACCCGCGCAGATTCTGATGAAAGCCGAACTAGTAGAGCGAGCGTCCTCTAAAACCAAAAAAGAAGGATCGACTTAA
- the mtgA gene encoding monofunctional biosynthetic peptidoglycan transglycosylase, which yields MNTPQRPANAFRTAPQQPRPKAGHSSAQRLQKGGRWQKARLYIRERPLLERIYWFCIKAFLWLFFGSFGYVIVLKYVPVWVTPLVVARWVDTFGTDESSHVYKKWKSYDEINREAALAVVASEDQDFPTHWGFDFDEIQDAIKENQTRKRPRGASTISQQVAKNVFLWNGRSYIRKGLEVYFTALIELIWGKKRILEVYLNVAETGPMTFGVEAASERFYGHSAATLSRSEAARIAAVLPNPRQFSIKNPSNYVVRRTRQISRQMRYLGGQKYIRNL from the coding sequence ATGAATACTCCTCAGCGCCCCGCGAATGCATTCAGGACTGCCCCGCAGCAACCCCGGCCTAAAGCTGGCCACTCATCGGCGCAGCGCCTACAGAAGGGGGGACGTTGGCAGAAGGCACGGCTGTATATTCGTGAACGTCCGCTGCTGGAACGGATTTACTGGTTCTGTATCAAAGCGTTTCTGTGGTTATTTTTCGGATCGTTTGGCTACGTAATCGTTCTGAAATACGTACCGGTCTGGGTAACGCCATTAGTTGTGGCACGCTGGGTCGATACCTTCGGAACCGATGAGAGTAGTCATGTGTACAAAAAATGGAAGTCGTACGACGAGATCAATAGGGAAGCGGCTTTGGCCGTCGTTGCGTCAGAAGATCAGGATTTCCCAACGCACTGGGGGTTCGATTTCGACGAAATTCAGGATGCGATCAAAGAGAACCAGACGCGGAAACGCCCTCGCGGGGCCAGTACGATTTCGCAGCAGGTGGCGAAGAACGTATTTTTGTGGAATGGACGCAGTTATATCCGCAAAGGGCTGGAAGTGTATTTTACCGCGCTGATCGAGTTGATCTGGGGAAAAAAGCGCATCCTGGAAGTATACCTGAACGTGGCCGAAACCGGGCCGATGACCTTTGGCGTAGAAGCCGCGTCGGAGCGGTTTTACGGTCACTCAGCCGCAACGCTGTCACGTAGTGAAGCTGCCCGAATCGCTGCGGTATTGCCGAATCCGCGTCAGTTTTCCATTAAAAATCCGTCGAACTACGTGGTGCGACGGACACGCCAGATCTCCCGACAGATGCGGTATCTCGGCGGCCAGAAATACATTCGGAATTTATAA
- a CDS encoding carbohydrate kinase family protein: protein MTTSPRPYTLLAVGELLADLIGHHVSSSLLDALDFRRYQGGSPANMAANMARLGNKTAMVACVGADNIGLYLTREVAEAGVDTQFITNDPLEPTSIVLVSRTAATPDFVAYRHADCQIKPSQIPDSLLAQAQLFHTTCFALSRQPAQAVIVDAAKRAQAAGCQVTIDANYAPSIWPDREQAWQVLADYCSAGALVKLSEDDAERLYGKKQPTERILSDFHTMGASMICFTMGPNGSLVSYEGGTQQAIVPGKKVDVVDVTGAGDAYWAGFLTAFVDGHTPEQCARSGATLAHMKLARQGPLPRQVDRKSLYR from the coding sequence ATGACGACTTCTCCCCGCCCCTACACTCTTCTCGCCGTTGGCGAATTACTGGCCGATCTGATTGGTCACCATGTTTCATCCAGTTTGCTCGACGCGCTGGACTTTAGACGATACCAAGGTGGAAGTCCGGCCAATATGGCGGCCAATATGGCCCGGCTGGGAAACAAAACGGCTATGGTCGCCTGCGTAGGGGCCGACAATATAGGTCTGTATCTGACGCGTGAGGTTGCCGAAGCGGGTGTCGATACTCAATTTATTACCAACGATCCATTGGAACCGACGAGTATTGTACTCGTGTCCCGAACGGCCGCTACGCCTGATTTCGTTGCTTACCGTCATGCCGACTGTCAGATCAAACCCAGCCAGATTCCGGATTCCCTCTTGGCGCAGGCACAATTGTTTCATACAACCTGCTTTGCGCTGAGTCGGCAACCCGCTCAAGCCGTCATTGTCGATGCGGCCAAACGTGCTCAGGCGGCTGGCTGTCAGGTAACGATCGATGCGAACTATGCGCCGAGTATCTGGCCCGACCGTGAACAGGCGTGGCAGGTGCTGGCCGATTATTGTTCGGCGGGTGCGCTGGTTAAACTGAGTGAGGATGATGCCGAACGGCTTTACGGCAAAAAACAGCCAACCGAACGCATTTTGAGCGATTTTCATACTATGGGCGCTTCGATGATCTGTTTCACGATGGGCCCGAATGGGAGCTTGGTTTCGTACGAGGGCGGTACTCAACAAGCGATCGTACCGGGTAAGAAAGTTGATGTTGTCGATGTTACGGGGGCAGGTGATGCGTACTGGGCGGGCTTTTTAACCGCTTTCGTTGATGGGCATACTCCGGAACAATGCGCTCGATCAGGTGCCACACTAGCGCACATGAAACTCGCCCGGCAGGGGCCACTTCCGCGTCAGGTTGACCGCAAATCATTATATCGTTGA
- a CDS encoding DUF6909 family protein — translation MDLIPSPPLTRAQESRVAIERLYITMRHLFNRGFYKPSGVSGEEIRRALLTLQPEIYGLVGDPQRVELDGLVYVMDRLPKGIEACRIISLASREGFEHSHFPVLVPAKRRRNCYRIDDEQMVIEVTNGRSEIYDILTHLTFMFMEADKIRRNAFQERGSRTREWEKLEAIIQSGGTVSDDERELALMYLSSILGRTFEETQRAYNRFAENAGTNNGLFQIVYNLGSVSVRETRETNTAREINFTPMLRERIGQHLYGERWATRIKQYIWEHNLQDRPIHIISANPHSVMNCLYAPGALAETTTWDNLYDLALKLSLPAQRESRKQVISYAKEHGMHILEDIAGTSLLVQLIDTARLDITTLSSEITHDPEHLKATQPLLLIMDYAFGEQAFETMDELLKPFERGEEIMPLNVSSISIIGKAGILTGEKGDLMIPTSHIFEGTADNYPLENDFCKADFEGHGLGVYEGAMITVLGTSLQNKDVLSYFRSSSWQAIGLEMEGAHYQKAIQAQSKIRDSISATVKVRYAYYASDNPLLTGATLASGSLGTLGVKPTYLITVKCLEKVLT, via the coding sequence ATGGATTTAATACCTTCTCCCCCACTCACCCGCGCTCAGGAGTCGCGCGTTGCTATTGAACGGTTGTACATCACGATGCGCCATTTATTTAACCGGGGGTTTTATAAACCGTCAGGCGTATCCGGCGAAGAGATCCGTCGGGCTCTCCTGACGCTCCAACCCGAAATCTACGGGCTGGTCGGTGACCCGCAACGGGTTGAACTGGATGGGCTGGTCTACGTGATGGACCGACTCCCCAAGGGCATTGAAGCCTGCCGGATTATTTCGCTGGCCTCCCGGGAAGGCTTCGAACATTCACACTTCCCGGTGCTGGTTCCCGCCAAACGCCGTCGCAACTGTTACCGGATCGATGACGAACAGATGGTGATTGAGGTAACGAATGGCCGCAGCGAAATCTACGACATTCTGACTCACCTAACATTCATGTTCATGGAAGCGGACAAAATCCGGCGCAACGCTTTTCAGGAACGTGGTAGCCGGACTCGTGAGTGGGAAAAACTGGAAGCCATCATTCAATCGGGCGGAACGGTATCGGACGACGAACGCGAACTGGCGCTGATGTACCTCAGCTCCATTTTGGGCCGCACGTTTGAAGAGACCCAGCGTGCCTACAACCGGTTTGCCGAAAATGCCGGTACGAACAACGGTCTGTTTCAGATCGTCTACAATCTGGGCAGCGTGTCGGTACGTGAAACGCGCGAGACCAATACAGCGCGCGAAATTAATTTCACGCCCATGCTTCGCGAACGGATCGGCCAACACCTCTACGGCGAACGCTGGGCAACCCGCATTAAACAGTACATCTGGGAACATAACCTACAGGATCGGCCCATTCACATTATCAGCGCCAACCCCCACAGCGTTATGAATTGTTTGTACGCACCCGGTGCGCTGGCCGAAACAACAACCTGGGATAATCTCTACGATCTGGCCCTGAAACTGAGTCTGCCCGCTCAACGCGAATCGCGAAAGCAAGTGATCAGCTACGCCAAGGAACACGGGATGCACATACTGGAAGACATCGCCGGAACCAGTTTGCTGGTGCAACTCATCGACACTGCTCGGCTGGACATAACAACGCTATCGTCGGAGATTACTCACGATCCCGAACACCTCAAGGCGACACAACCCTTGCTGCTGATCATGGATTATGCATTCGGTGAGCAGGCGTTTGAAACAATGGATGAGTTGTTGAAACCCTTCGAGCGGGGCGAAGAAATCATGCCGCTCAATGTGTCATCGATTTCGATCATCGGGAAAGCGGGTATCCTGACGGGCGAAAAAGGCGACCTGATGATTCCAACATCGCATATTTTTGAAGGCACCGCCGATAACTACCCGCTCGAAAACGATTTTTGCAAAGCGGACTTTGAGGGACATGGTCTTGGGGTCTACGAAGGTGCCATGATTACGGTGCTGGGAACATCGCTACAGAACAAAGACGTATTAAGCTATTTCCGGAGTTCGTCGTGGCAGGCAATTGGCCTCGAAATGGAAGGCGCTCATTATCAGAAAGCGATTCAGGCGCAGTCAAAAATACGCGATAGCATTTCAGCTACGGTGAAAGTGCGTTACGCCTATTATGCATCCGACAATCCGCTGCTCACCGGCGCTACACTGGCCTCCGGCAGTCTCGGCACGTTAGGGGTAAAACCTACATATCTGATCACCGTCAAATGCCTTGAGAAAGTGTTGACGTAG
- a CDS encoding BamA/TamA family outer membrane protein, with product MIPNARLSVTLLLTAFFFSFQLAWATTPADSARSVIVRSVSLTGNFRTRDRIILREMTMHVGDTIRLSELPGRVEWDQRNINNTNLFVTVDVSTVQVTPDDSTQLGLLDLTVTMKERWYIIAYPVFDLADRNFNEWWYDRGRDLRRVIYGGRLSYKNVTGNNDQLQVIFERGFSQRTVLSYAKPYIDKAQRIGLRVDLAYITNKEIPYRTMADKWVYVRDEQVLRERAYASLILTNRRGLYHYHVLEARYTRNTIADTITRLNPDYFLDGRTRQQYLGMNYSYRYDRRDNVSYPLRGTVIGGVIGVSGILPNDNFRYLELAASMTRYWPLGGRFYAAGSIRGRSSWPTRQPYFNLRGLGSSSEMVRGYELYVIDGQRSAIWRNSVRYQLFNTVKQLNWLHIRQFNTIPIAAYITAFADAGYVSSTVAEQYQSKLANRLLLGTGMSLDVVTYYNFVVRFSGSINRQGKAGFYFNLAQEF from the coding sequence ATGATCCCGAACGCTCGGCTGTCCGTTACTTTGCTGCTTACGGCTTTTTTCTTTTCTTTCCAATTGGCATGGGCGACTACTCCGGCAGACTCTGCACGGTCCGTTATCGTACGTTCCGTTTCGCTTACTGGTAATTTTCGGACGCGTGACCGGATTATTCTGCGAGAGATGACGATGCACGTCGGCGATACGATTCGGTTGAGTGAGCTGCCCGGACGGGTTGAGTGGGATCAACGTAATATCAACAACACCAATCTATTCGTTACGGTAGACGTATCAACGGTACAGGTTACCCCCGATGATTCGACGCAACTGGGCCTGCTTGATCTGACGGTTACCATGAAAGAACGGTGGTATATTATTGCCTATCCCGTATTCGATCTGGCAGACCGAAATTTTAATGAATGGTGGTACGATCGGGGTCGGGACCTTCGTCGGGTCATCTACGGGGGGCGACTCAGCTACAAAAATGTGACCGGCAATAACGACCAGCTCCAGGTCATTTTTGAACGGGGTTTTTCGCAGCGAACGGTTCTGTCATACGCCAAACCCTATATCGACAAAGCGCAGCGAATCGGGCTTCGGGTCGATCTGGCTTACATTACCAATAAAGAGATTCCCTATCGGACGATGGCCGACAAGTGGGTGTACGTGCGCGATGAGCAGGTACTGCGGGAGCGCGCCTATGCGAGTCTGATCCTCACTAACCGGCGGGGGCTCTATCATTACCACGTTCTCGAAGCGCGCTACACCCGGAATACAATTGCCGATACCATCACCCGTCTGAACCCGGATTATTTTCTGGATGGTCGTACCCGTCAGCAATACCTGGGCATGAACTACAGCTACCGCTATGATCGGCGCGACAACGTGTCTTACCCACTTCGGGGAACCGTAATCGGTGGCGTTATCGGAGTGTCGGGAATTCTACCTAACGACAATTTTCGCTACCTTGAACTGGCGGCATCGATGACGCGCTACTGGCCCCTAGGCGGTCGTTTTTATGCGGCTGGTAGCATTCGTGGCCGTTCATCCTGGCCTACCCGTCAGCCCTATTTTAACCTGCGCGGACTGGGCAGTTCGAGTGAAATGGTGCGCGGTTATGAACTGTACGTAATCGATGGACAGCGATCGGCGATCTGGCGGAATAGCGTCCGTTATCAATTGTTCAACACGGTCAAGCAATTAAACTGGTTGCACATCAGACAGTTCAACACAATTCCTATTGCCGCGTACATCACCGCTTTTGCTGATGCGGGTTACGTGAGCAGCACGGTAGCCGAACAATACCAGAGCAAACTGGCCAATCGCCTGCTTCTGGGAACGGGTATGAGCCTGGATGTGGTGACGTATTACAACTTCGTCGTGCGGTTCAGCGGGTCAATTAACCGGCAAGGAAAGGCGGGTTTCTACTTTAATCTGGCGCAGGAATTTTAG